The following are encoded in a window of Castanea sativa cultivar Marrone di Chiusa Pesio chromosome 9, ASM4071231v1 genomic DNA:
- the LOC142610211 gene encoding uncharacterized protein LOC142610211, whose translation MGCFPLFSTVTLFVSSLSLLFSCSRGVTPDVLAPICSQTQNQEICESILTSDPRTSSADLPTLSLISLELTMKQASDNYRSFTQFRDNTTNPSLKNDFSICVTLYKDMQDKLKAAYLLSEQRKYKDITELGQLTTLAYNCENGLPSDSPTAAITEDMLLTSQTAISVNAYIAT comes from the coding sequence ATGGGCTGCTTTCCATTATTCTCTACTGTTACTCTCTTTGTatcatctctttctcttctcttctcttgcTCTCGTGGTGTCACCCCTGATGTCCTGGCCCCCATTTGCTCCCAAACTCAAAACCAAGAAATCTGTGAGAGTATATTAACAAGCGATCCGCGTACTAGCTCGGCAGACCTCCCCACACTCTCATTAATATCACTTGAGCTAACAATGAAACAAGCTAGTGACAATTACCGGAGTTTTACACAATTTCGGGACAACACTACCAATCCGTCTCTCAAAAATGATTTTTCCATTTGTGTGACGCTTTACAAGGATATGCAAGACAAGCTCAAAGCGGCTTACCTGTTGTCAGAGCAGAGAAAGTATAAGGACATCACTGAATTAGGCCAGTTGACAACTCTAGCTTACAATTGCGAAAATGGGCTCCCTTCTGATTCACCTACTGCTGCTATAACGGAAGATATGCTCTTGACTAGCCAAACTGCAATAAGTGTCAATGCATACATTGCTACCTAA